The Lacrimispora xylanolytica genome has a segment encoding these proteins:
- a CDS encoding C39 family peptidase, whose translation MNGFYNIMLKTLLLTTIPLSTSFSLNTQSAELPKPISITQELIGNGFEEAEIPQEGKYDVMLDSVAGPLTYYNQGDSRWGNYLWGGKDSLSIYGCGPTIMAMLITSLTGNQVLPADAANWAASNRCWAPGDGSYHCLIPHASSAFGIEAAPIRDYSVNGIQEALNSGHLVVALVGRGHFTQRGHFLIITRMTEDGKVRIADPNSYGNTSIDWDPGIILKELNHRASNGGPLWAIGLPDVSG comes from the coding sequence GTGAATGGATTTTATAATATCATGCTTAAAACACTTCTCTTAACTACCATACCATTATCAACATCATTTTCTCTTAATACACAAAGTGCAGAACTGCCAAAGCCAATTAGCATTACTCAGGAATTGATAGGTAATGGCTTTGAAGAAGCAGAGATTCCGCAAGAGGGTAAATATGATGTAATGCTTGATAGCGTGGCCGGACCTCTTACGTACTATAATCAAGGTGATTCCAGATGGGGAAATTATCTTTGGGGCGGAAAAGATTCCTTATCGATCTATGGTTGCGGCCCTACCATTATGGCAATGCTGATTACCAGCCTGACTGGAAATCAGGTGCTTCCGGCAGATGCAGCAAACTGGGCAGCCTCTAATAGGTGCTGGGCCCCAGGAGATGGCTCCTACCATTGTTTGATACCGCACGCTTCTTCTGCATTTGGAATAGAAGCAGCCCCAATTAGGGATTATTCGGTGAATGGCATTCAGGAGGCTCTTAATTCTGGCCATCTGGTGGTGGCATTAGTTGGTAGAGGGCACTTTACGCAACGCGGGCATTTTCTAATTATAACCCGCATGACGGAGGACGGAAAGGTAAGAATTGCTGATCCAAACAGCTATGGAAATACTTCCATAGACTGGGATCCCGGAATTATCTTAAAGGAGCTGAACCATCGTGCCTCTAATGGAGGCCCTCTATGGGCGATCGGTCTTCCCGATGTTTCAGGGTAA
- a CDS encoding nucleotidyltransferase family protein → MRKGYEERYLITILSSVMNQKTTPEPMRQPDWEKMFRLADFHHVAHIIHYGILGLDEIIPQSVRNRFFEKYLEAVHRTDRLRKVEKQLRSLLEREKVNCFFIDYLENVKSYPIEEMCCQEYIEIGSDKKGTEIIANKLRIRDFVERPQDEDGYLYYRIPGIKVFFYNYTVFLSRPMRKFYKMMLHGIPCKEGYKYVKEMNPNDQYLFYMCRLTDHYAKGEISMNQIIDFWFFYKRYAEEFSWKYIYERLKKLKIEVFAEKMEYLVLRWFGAGAGADFTEVYDAMESYILSKGEEGREISSQFLPLIKTVADCYARNRRAEQFQKLLEWTFPDREYMETIYPELEKAGALLPLFWIFRLARYGSRLFYHRFFETYFLKPVNKLKEFIQNISIVRFVYKKLRGSKEKNSDIETTASEEITVKNSDTEEDIKEEAEELK, encoded by the coding sequence ATGAGAAAAGGATACGAGGAACGATACTTAATAACCATACTATCTTCTGTTATGAATCAAAAGACAACACCTGAGCCAATGCGCCAGCCGGACTGGGAAAAGATGTTTCGGCTTGCGGATTTTCACCACGTTGCTCATATTATTCATTACGGAATTTTGGGATTAGATGAGATAATCCCTCAATCTGTACGCAATCGTTTTTTTGAAAAATATTTAGAAGCAGTCCACCGCACAGATCGATTAAGAAAGGTGGAAAAGCAGCTTAGATCATTATTGGAGCGGGAGAAAGTTAACTGTTTTTTTATAGATTATTTGGAGAATGTTAAAAGCTATCCCATTGAAGAAATGTGCTGCCAGGAATATATTGAAATTGGTTCTGATAAAAAAGGTACAGAAATAATCGCAAATAAATTGCGAATCCGGGATTTTGTAGAAAGACCACAGGATGAAGATGGCTATCTCTATTACCGGATACCAGGTATCAAAGTGTTTTTCTATAATTATACTGTTTTTTTAAGCAGACCCATGCGAAAGTTCTATAAGATGATGTTACATGGGATACCCTGCAAAGAGGGATACAAGTATGTCAAAGAGATGAATCCTAATGACCAATATCTCTTTTATATGTGTAGATTGACAGATCACTATGCTAAAGGCGAAATCAGCATGAACCAGATTATAGATTTCTGGTTTTTTTATAAACGTTATGCGGAAGAGTTCTCCTGGAAATATATTTATGAACGGTTAAAAAAGTTAAAGATCGAAGTCTTTGCTGAAAAAATGGAGTATTTGGTACTTCGATGGTTTGGAGCTGGAGCCGGTGCAGACTTTACGGAAGTTTATGATGCCATGGAATCTTATATCTTATCAAAAGGAGAGGAAGGGAGAGAAATCAGCTCTCAATTTCTTCCGCTTATTAAAACAGTAGCAGACTGTTATGCTCGTAATCGAAGAGCTGAACAATTTCAAAAACTATTAGAATGGACATTTCCAGATAGAGAGTATATGGAGACTATTTATCCTGAATTAGAGAAAGCTGGAGCTTTACTGCCTTTATTTTGGATATTCAGGCTGGCCAGGTACGGGTCACGATTATTTTATCATAGATTTTTTGAAACGTATTTCTTGAAGCCTGTGAATAAACTTAAGGAGTTCATTCAAAATATATCAATTGTCAGGTTCGTATATAAAAAGCTTAGGGGATCTAAAGAGAAGAATAGTGATATAGAGACAACTGCTTCAGAAGAGATAACAGTTAAAAACAGTGATACAGAAGAAGATATTAAAGAAGAAGCGGAGGAACTGAAATAA
- a CDS encoding carbon storage regulator produces MLILQRKKGQELKIGDNICITVLDMGNDWVKLAIDAPRDVSILRSELIEAASANKEAAAVSLSPGSISKINELLKIKKDSGDN; encoded by the coding sequence ATGCTTATCCTTCAAAGAAAAAAAGGTCAGGAACTTAAGATTGGCGATAACATCTGTATCACTGTTCTGGATATGGGGAATGACTGGGTAAAACTTGCTATTGATGCCCCTAGAGATGTGTCTATACTACGTTCAGAATTGATTGAAGCTGCTTCTGCAAATAAGGAAGCTGCAGCCGTCTCTCTGAGCCCAGGATCAATATCTAAAATAAATGAATTATTAAAAATAAAAAAAGACAGCGGAGACAACTGA
- the fliW gene encoding flagellar assembly protein FliW → MEIKTQYFGTISCSEKEFIHFSDGLFGFADLKYYVPLAFEDNSDALISLQSVEDASISFILMNPFQLYAEYMPVLSDEDKKLLDVSYNEDNISYYVICVIHESMENSTVNLKCPIAVNTDTREARQVILDNVLYKFRHPVKDFVKKEN, encoded by the coding sequence ATGGAAATCAAAACACAATATTTTGGTACCATTTCTTGTTCAGAGAAAGAGTTCATCCATTTTTCTGATGGACTATTTGGCTTTGCTGATTTAAAATATTACGTACCTTTAGCTTTTGAGGATAACAGTGATGCCCTTATCTCTCTTCAATCTGTAGAAGATGCCTCCATCTCTTTTATACTCATGAATCCCTTTCAGCTTTATGCAGAATATATGCCTGTATTATCAGATGAGGATAAAAAGCTATTAGATGTCTCTTATAATGAAGACAACATTTCATACTATGTTATCTGTGTCATACATGAATCTATGGAAAATAGTACAGTAAATTTAAAATGTCCTATCGCAGTAAATACAGATACCAGAGAAGCTCGTCAGGTTATTTTAGATAACGTACTTTATAAATTTCGCCATCCAGTGAAAGATTTCGTAAAAAAGGAGAATTAA
- a CDS encoding DUF6470 family protein, producing MEPLLKITTIPIKYELTITKARLEYSNSKAEMVASRERGGFEMESRPIKVKLDTYNARNSVCPTTMESVRRSAQEGRQAAQEATAAYAEESAMLLDPNISNALDIINQQRAQVPTGDFGLTFLPTTGPEIEWSNPDLNMQYQMDRLNFDFRIANGDFEFIPGDVSISITQMPDVEIEYTGGPMYVPPSAADFFNHSPVDVLA from the coding sequence ATGGAACCGTTATTAAAAATAACCACCATACCTATTAAGTATGAACTTACGATTACAAAAGCCCGGTTAGAATATTCAAATTCAAAGGCTGAAATGGTGGCTTCCAGAGAAAGAGGCGGCTTTGAGATGGAAAGCCGCCCCATTAAAGTAAAATTAGATACTTACAATGCTCGAAATTCCGTTTGTCCTACTACAATGGAAAGCGTTCGCCGATCCGCCCAGGAGGGCAGACAGGCCGCTCAAGAAGCTACCGCAGCCTATGCAGAGGAGAGTGCAATGTTGTTAGACCCAAATATTTCGAATGCTCTAGATATCATTAATCAGCAGCGTGCTCAAGTACCAACCGGAGACTTTGGCTTAACTTTCCTGCCTACCACAGGTCCGGAAATAGAATGGTCCAATCCTGATTTAAATATGCAGTATCAGATGGATCGACTTAATTTTGACTTTAGAATCGCAAATGGTGACTTTGAGTTTATCCCTGGTGATGTTTCTATCTCCATTACCCAAATGCCAGATGTAGAAATTGAATATACTGGCGGACCTATGTATGTTCCACCCAGTGCTGCAGATTTTTTTAATCACTCTCCAGTAGATGTGCTAGCATAA
- a CDS encoding flagellar hook-associated protein FlgK yields MTRSTFAGFTTARLAMAASQRSLDVTGQNIANINTVGYTKQQVDLVSLNLRGGDLYSSNPSSKIGYGVETTNVSQIRDPFLDVQYRNQIAKVGTADARQAVLDQLGDIFDETDKNALKTALSDLSSSLDKLSANANSSEFDSIVRSRCQVLMNYIHQKNADLKSTREETISSLEKTSLPTVNSLLSDIGELNDAIWKSQMLGNPALEMMDERNNKLDELAGYIPISVSYKEVQISDGAKYNYPVVKLNGANGVTYNLTAGYHGENFASLSVERNKNSQGAEDGTVSINLIPASDFPSYADVSALKTNITDALKEGTLKGTVDMLNKSGELDNPASDYRGIGYYEKSFDAFVQTFAKTFNALNQNTVPYTGVTSAPSKGYAEQMVGDGTKKAEYAYNFSNAKGNFLKHEIINVNGQNYTFGDGTNGTILLGSTMEESLKNLAAALPATSFNVNGNTLAGSWNYNETSKKLTWSSTSALAVNEVITSDSIKTTADNDIDSLVYSANPVNIKNFDLFKTSDGSNIFTAGNIKLSDDWMNGSIHIISSHDSNAGSTANENITLMIKSLTDSREFKYDYSYTDNAGNPQTGTISFYNGNFSQCYSNMENMQGIDSSANTAILNNHISVLSETSNNKDAVSGVSLDEEGINLMQFQRSYTAAARLMTTLDQALDVLINNTGMVGR; encoded by the coding sequence ATGACACGATCAACCTTTGCCGGTTTTACCACTGCCCGCTTGGCTATGGCTGCCAGCCAGAGATCACTTGACGTAACCGGACAGAATATAGCTAACATTAATACGGTAGGATACACCAAGCAGCAGGTGGATTTAGTCAGCCTGAATTTAAGAGGCGGGGATCTATACAGCAGCAATCCAAGTTCAAAGATTGGATATGGTGTAGAAACCACTAATGTATCTCAGATCCGTGATCCATTTCTGGATGTACAGTATAGAAACCAGATAGCAAAAGTCGGAACAGCAGATGCCCGTCAGGCTGTTTTAGATCAGCTTGGAGATATATTTGATGAGACAGATAAAAATGCTTTAAAGACAGCCCTTAGTGATTTGAGCAGCAGTTTGGACAAGCTGTCTGCCAATGCAAACAGCAGTGAGTTTGATAGCATTGTACGTTCCCGCTGCCAGGTATTAATGAATTATATTCATCAAAAAAATGCAGATTTAAAGAGCACCCGGGAAGAGACCATAAGCAGTCTCGAAAAAACCAGTTTACCAACTGTAAACAGCTTATTATCTGACATTGGTGAATTAAATGATGCAATCTGGAAAAGCCAGATGCTGGGAAATCCGGCTCTTGAGATGATGGATGAGAGAAATAATAAGCTTGATGAACTTGCTGGCTATATTCCTATCAGTGTATCATACAAAGAAGTGCAGATTTCTGACGGAGCCAAGTATAATTACCCTGTAGTTAAATTAAATGGCGCCAATGGAGTTACATATAATTTAACCGCAGGTTATCATGGAGAAAACTTCGCTTCTCTTTCTGTAGAAAGAAATAAAAATTCCCAAGGAGCCGAGGATGGAACAGTATCAATAAATCTGATACCTGCATCTGATTTTCCATCTTATGCTGATGTTTCAGCATTAAAAACAAACATTACCGATGCTTTAAAAGAAGGTACGCTTAAAGGTACGGTTGATATGTTAAACAAATCAGGAGAGCTGGATAATCCTGCAAGTGATTACAGAGGAATTGGATACTACGAGAAATCCTTTGACGCTTTTGTTCAGACCTTTGCAAAAACATTTAATGCATTGAATCAGAATACAGTTCCATATACAGGAGTTACAAGTGCTCCCTCCAAAGGTTATGCAGAACAGATGGTCGGTGATGGAACGAAAAAGGCAGAATATGCTTATAATTTTAGCAATGCAAAAGGCAACTTCTTAAAGCACGAAATAATTAATGTCAATGGCCAGAACTACACCTTTGGTGATGGAACAAACGGTACGATTCTCCTTGGAAGTACCATGGAGGAAAGTCTTAAAAATCTGGCTGCAGCATTGCCTGCAACAAGCTTTAATGTGAATGGTAATACTCTTGCTGGTAGCTGGAATTATAATGAAACCAGCAAAAAACTTACATGGTCAAGTACATCTGCTTTAGCAGTAAACGAAGTTATAACCTCAGATAGCATTAAAACCACAGCAGATAATGATATTGATAGTTTGGTTTATTCTGCCAATCCTGTGAATATTAAGAACTTTGACTTATTTAAGACATCTGACGGCAGCAATATTTTTACTGCGGGCAATATTAAATTATCAGATGACTGGATGAATGGCAGTATACATATTATCTCCTCTCACGATTCAAATGCAGGTTCAACTGCTAACGAAAACATTACGCTTATGATTAAATCGCTTACTGATAGCCGTGAGTTCAAATATGATTATTCTTATACAGATAATGCTGGAAATCCCCAGACTGGTACCATATCCTTCTATAATGGAAATTTCTCCCAGTGCTATTCTAATATGGAGAACATGCAGGGTATCGATAGCTCAGCAAATACCGCTATTCTGAATAATCATATTTCTGTATTGTCAGAGACATCTAATAACAAAGATGCTGTTTCTGGTGTATCTCTCGATGAAGAAGGCATTAACCTGATGCAGTTTCAGAGGTCTTATACAGCTGCTGCTCGTTTAATGACTACTCTTGACCAGGCACTGGATGTACTCATTAATAACACTGGTATGGTTGGCCGATAG
- a CDS encoding flagellar protein FlgN encodes MNEFITVIEGLTELFQELIQIEQTKLEAAKKNRITHVEDCMNKEQAAILKLRGLERKRELCQEKMGFEGCTFQEILSKTTGSEHDMLKSMFNTLTDHVRLFQDINDSARTMIEVNLHMINKAINNSQNGTTPDNKLWGGQI; translated from the coding sequence ATGAATGAATTTATTACCGTAATCGAGGGTTTGACTGAGTTATTCCAGGAACTGATACAGATTGAACAGACAAAACTGGAAGCAGCCAAAAAAAATCGTATTACTCATGTAGAGGACTGCATGAACAAAGAACAAGCAGCGATCTTAAAGCTGAGAGGTCTTGAACGGAAACGTGAGCTCTGCCAGGAAAAGATGGGCTTTGAAGGCTGCACCTTCCAAGAGATTCTCTCTAAGACGACTGGAAGTGAACATGATATGTTAAAAAGTATGTTCAATACTCTTACTGACCATGTCCGTCTTTTCCAGGATATCAATGACAGTGCACGTACCATGATTGAAGTAAATCTTCACATGATCAATAAAGCTATTAACAATTCCCAAAATGGAACGACACCAGATAACAAACTATGGGGGGGACAAATATGA
- a CDS encoding flagellar biosynthesis anti-sigma factor FlgM yields the protein MRISPNYYSTLYNTSMIRQSQDTSAVTASESSKNKYDEITIRSASPEEIDSKFASTLKNLMVKELKQPASEEKLDLLKQRIENGTYQVDANKLAEKILLYKGA from the coding sequence ATGCGTATTTCACCGAACTATTATAGTACGCTATATAATACATCCATGATACGACAAAGTCAGGATACTTCCGCAGTAACCGCTTCGGAATCCTCAAAAAACAAATATGATGAAATCACAATCCGTTCTGCATCACCGGAAGAAATAGACTCGAAGTTTGCTTCTACTCTGAAAAATCTTATGGTAAAAGAGTTAAAGCAGCCAGCTTCGGAGGAAAAACTGGATCTTTTAAAGCAGAGAATTGAGAATGGAACTTATCAGGTAGATGCCAATAAGTTGGCCGAGAAGATTCTTCTATATAAAGGAGCCTAA
- a CDS encoding protein-glutamate methylesterase/protein-glutamine glutaminase, with product MNEKIRVLIVDDSLLFRKVLIDNLSKNPNIEVIGYAIDAFDAEKKIPLLKPDVVTVDVEMPRLNGIDFVKKLLPIYAVPVILVSSLNLNVFEALSAGAVDFVRKPDMTTGNSSSTFLNTLMSKIFIASRAKIKVPQTAPVVPKHTLSSGRPFSLNAYNTVIGIGASTGGTEATLQVLKNLPADTPGIVVTQHMPEGFTKMYADRLNRLCQMSVKEAQSGDIIERGQVLIAPGDLQMKVVRVGSRYSVSCYSGEKVSGHRPSVDVLFQSIADTAGPNSVGIIMTGMGRDGADGLLSMKKKGAFTIGQDAESCVVYGMPMVAYNIGAVVTQTSCANISNVLLKHLYSL from the coding sequence ATGAACGAAAAAATCCGTGTTCTTATCGTAGATGACTCCTTGCTTTTTCGCAAGGTGTTGATTGATAATCTTTCCAAAAATCCGAATATTGAAGTCATTGGCTATGCAATTGACGCTTTTGATGCTGAAAAAAAGATTCCTCTTCTGAAACCTGACGTGGTTACCGTAGATGTGGAGATGCCTCGCTTAAATGGCATTGATTTTGTAAAAAAACTGTTGCCTATTTATGCCGTACCAGTGATTTTAGTTTCTTCTCTTAACTTAAATGTATTTGAAGCCCTCTCCGCAGGAGCTGTGGATTTTGTCCGGAAGCCGGACATGACCACTGGAAATTCCTCCAGTACTTTTTTGAATACATTAATGAGTAAAATATTTATTGCCTCTCGGGCTAAGATTAAGGTACCCCAAACAGCACCTGTGGTTCCGAAACATACATTAAGCAGTGGGAGGCCATTTTCATTGAATGCTTATAATACGGTTATAGGAATTGGGGCATCTACTGGCGGAACCGAGGCAACCTTGCAGGTATTAAAAAACCTTCCCGCCGATACTCCTGGTATCGTGGTGACTCAGCATATGCCCGAAGGCTTTACTAAAATGTACGCTGACCGCTTAAATCGTCTTTGTCAGATGAGTGTAAAAGAGGCTCAGAGCGGAGATATCATAGAAAGAGGACAGGTGCTTATTGCTCCTGGTGATTTACAAATGAAGGTAGTGCGTGTAGGAAGCAGATATTCCGTAAGCTGCTACTCTGGAGAAAAGGTAAGCGGCCACCGGCCTTCTGTAGATGTTCTCTTTCAGTCTATAGCGGATACGGCTGGACCAAATTCTGTTGGTATCATTATGACTGGAATGGGACGCGATGGCGCTGATGGTCTTCTCAGTATGAAGAAAAAAGGGGCATTCACTATTGGGCAGGATGCAGAAAGCTGTGTTGTATACGGAATGCCTATGGTAGCCTATAATATTGGAGCTGTGGTCACTCAGACTTCCTGTGCTAATATTTCCAATGTATTGCTGAAACATTTATATTCACTTTAG
- a CDS encoding CheR family methyltransferase, whose protein sequence is MLTLSQQDFTRLVQFVKKNYGIDLSKKMQLIMGRLSNTIITMGYSSFTEYIDHVTSSKNPTDLEVMLNKLTTNYTYFMREEAHFNFFRDTILPYLLSTKKNKVLSIWSAGCSSGEEPYTISMLLKESLGAQAALWDTRVLATDISQNALNAAKQAVYDEESLKNLSPSWKSKYFVNTAEPGIYSVSPAIKSNVIFQTFNLMDPIRFRLKFDVIFCRNVMIYFDQNTKDGLIQRFYDAAAPGGYLLIGHSETINKEKTPFKYIMPATYRKE, encoded by the coding sequence ATGTTAACACTTTCACAGCAAGACTTCACACGGCTGGTTCAGTTCGTGAAAAAAAACTATGGAATTGACTTGTCAAAAAAGATGCAGCTGATTATGGGACGGCTATCAAATACAATCATTACTATGGGCTATTCTTCTTTTACAGAATACATAGACCACGTAACCTCTTCTAAGAATCCAACTGATCTGGAAGTGATGCTGAATAAGCTTACAACAAATTATACTTATTTTATGAGGGAGGAAGCCCATTTTAATTTCTTCCGGGATACGATTCTTCCTTATCTTTTGAGTACAAAAAAGAATAAAGTTTTAAGCATATGGAGTGCTGGCTGCTCTTCTGGAGAAGAGCCATATACAATATCCATGTTGTTAAAAGAATCCCTGGGGGCGCAAGCCGCCCTCTGGGATACCAGGGTTCTTGCTACTGACATATCTCAGAATGCATTAAACGCAGCAAAGCAGGCAGTATACGATGAAGAGTCCTTAAAGAACTTATCTCCTTCCTGGAAATCCAAGTACTTTGTAAATACTGCAGAGCCGGGTATTTATTCCGTTTCTCCTGCCATTAAATCCAATGTTATTTTTCAGACCTTTAACTTAATGGACCCCATTCGGTTTCGTTTGAAATTTGATGTGATTTTTTGCAGAAATGTCATGATCTATTTTGATCAGAATACAAAAGATGGCCTGATTCAGCGTTTTTATGATGCAGCCGCACCGGGAGGCTATTTACTCATTGGTCATTCTGAGACCATTAATAAAGAAAAGACTCCGTTCAAGTATATAATGCCGGCAACCTATCGAAAAGAATAA
- a CDS encoding chemotaxis protein CheW, which yields MSAENTQTTMTGSEATERYLTFRTDNLIFGVSTNYIIEIITNHAITTMPMMPNYVKGIINLRGQIVPIIDIRLRLGKPEIEYTNTTCVIVLNVDSVFIGIIVDAVEQVLDIDYSQISSVPANNREELVSGMISMPDNNVVLLMDCVTLVNNS from the coding sequence ATGTCAGCAGAGAATACGCAAACTACTATGACTGGCTCTGAGGCCACGGAGCGGTACCTTACGTTCCGCACAGATAACCTGATTTTTGGAGTAAGCACAAACTATATTATAGAGATCATCACAAACCATGCAATTACTACCATGCCGATGATGCCGAATTATGTAAAGGGAATCATCAATTTAAGAGGACAGATCGTTCCTATTATTGATATCCGCTTAAGACTTGGAAAACCTGAGATTGAATATACCAACACAACCTGCGTGATCGTATTAAATGTAGATTCTGTCTTTATTGGAATCATTGTTGATGCAGTTGAGCAGGTTCTGGACATTGATTATTCTCAGATCTCTTCTGTTCCTGCTAACAACCGGGAAGAACTGGTAAGTGGTATGATATCCATGCCAGACAACAATGTTGTTCTGCTTATGGATTGTGTAACTTTAGTTAATAACTCATAA
- a CDS encoding chemotaxis protein CheA — MDNGMDNMLDMYLFETNSLLEQLDELLIEAEKAGDFTVDDVNEIFRIMHTVKGSSAMMEFSSLMQIAHHIEDLFFFIRENGLDSLDISHKSTLFDLMFRSTDMLRAEVSKVENNEPLSDNVDNLTQEINSFLKKISKDNTQKDAEAKSEKAPEQKKPEEPKKVSAPAVQAANLDEIRMDLAECPDDNAAFFLRLFFDEGCGMENLRAFMLISALKESGLEFNYYPSDIETNSQTCATIIEKGFFLTFESKNDAESAITQVSNLNNIRSYELIENVRVKNAAADEAQAPAAAAPAVRESAAASAPAANSGHQTPNKQNLISVNLAKLDNLVAIVGEIVITESMVTSSPDIQNLKNMDNFLKATRQLRKLTDDLQDIVMSLRMVPVSGVFQKMNRIVRDMKQKLKKDVRLTIVGENTEVDKSIVDSIGDPIMHIVRNSMDHGIEETAEERIKAGKNPQGEIILSASHTTNEVIISIKDDGHGVDPAGVLAKAKKNGILTKPENEYTEKEILALLLAPGFSTNEVVTEYSGRGVGMDVVKKNVEAVGGTVTVTSELGKGMCTTLKIPLTMAIVDGMEIAVGKSVFTIPIANIRQSFKVKNEDVIYDTEGNEIIKCMNQFYPIIRIHTLYNINTEITNIEDGILVWVESGDKSYCLFVDDLLGEQQVVVKPLPVYLNSFNIKNSGICGCTILGDGNISIILDVLNLYAAAHNQY; from the coding sequence ATGGATAACGGCATGGATAATATGCTTGATATGTATCTCTTTGAAACCAATTCCCTTCTGGAGCAATTGGATGAACTCCTGATAGAAGCCGAAAAAGCAGGAGATTTTACGGTGGACGATGTAAACGAAATCTTTCGTATCATGCACACCGTCAAGGGTTCCTCTGCTATGATGGAGTTTTCTTCCCTGATGCAGATTGCCCATCACATTGAAGATTTATTCTTCTTTATTCGTGAGAATGGTTTGGATTCTCTTGACATTTCCCACAAGAGCACCCTTTTTGATTTAATGTTCCGTTCTACCGATATGCTTAGAGCAGAAGTTTCAAAGGTAGAAAACAATGAACCACTTAGTGATAATGTCGACAATCTAACTCAGGAAATTAATAGCTTCCTGAAAAAAATCAGTAAGGATAACACACAAAAGGATGCCGAAGCCAAAAGCGAGAAGGCTCCTGAGCAAAAAAAGCCCGAAGAGCCCAAAAAGGTCTCCGCCCCTGCCGTCCAGGCCGCTAATCTAGACGAAATCCGGATGGATCTGGCTGAATGCCCAGATGACAATGCTGCCTTCTTCCTCCGCCTCTTTTTTGATGAAGGCTGTGGAATGGAAAATCTAAGAGCATTTATGCTTATAAGTGCACTGAAAGAATCCGGATTAGAATTTAACTATTATCCGTCTGATATCGAAACAAACAGCCAGACCTGCGCAACCATCATTGAGAAAGGTTTCTTTTTGACCTTTGAATCTAAGAATGATGCAGAATCTGCGATTACCCAGGTAAGTAATTTAAATAATATCCGCTCTTATGAACTGATAGAAAATGTTCGTGTTAAAAATGCCGCCGCTGATGAAGCTCAGGCACCAGCTGCCGCTGCTCCTGCCGTACGAGAAAGTGCTGCTGCAAGCGCTCCTGCTGCTAATTCCGGACATCAGACACCAAATAAGCAGAATTTAATCAGTGTAAATCTGGCTAAGCTTGACAATCTTGTTGCAATTGTTGGTGAAATCGTTATCACAGAATCTATGGTGACCTCTTCTCCTGACATCCAGAATTTAAAAAATATGGATAACTTTTTAAAGGCAACCAGACAGCTTCGCAAGCTAACAGATGATCTTCAGGATATTGTTATGTCTCTGCGCATGGTGCCGGTATCCGGTGTATTCCAGAAGATGAACCGAATTGTCAGAGATATGAAGCAAAAGCTGAAAAAGGACGTTCGCCTCACTATCGTTGGCGAGAATACCGAAGTTGATAAGTCTATTGTAGACAGCATCGGCGACCCTATTATGCATATCGTTCGTAACTCCATGGATCATGGAATCGAAGAAACCGCAGAGGAACGTATTAAAGCTGGTAAGAATCCTCAGGGAGAGATTATTCTTTCCGCCAGCCATACTACCAATGAAGTTATTATTTCTATTAAAGATGATGGTCACGGAGTAGACCCTGCCGGCGTTCTTGCAAAGGCTAAAAAGAACGGCATTCTTACAAAGCCGGAAAATGAGTACACCGAAAAGGAAATCCTTGCACTTCTTCTCGCACCTGGCTTCTCTACCAACGAAGTGGTAACGGAATATTCCGGCCGTGGTGTTGGTATGGACGTCGTTAAGAAGAATGTAGAGGCAGTAGGCGGTACTGTTACTGTTACAAGTGAATTAGGAAAAGGAATGTGTACAACTTTAAAGATTCCTCTTACCATGGCAATTGTAGATGGTATGGAAATTGCTGTAGGCAAATCTGTATTTACCATTCCGATTGCTAACATCCGTCAGTCCTTTAAAGTTAAGAACGAAGACGTTATTTACGATACTGAGGGGAACGAGATCATCAAATGTATGAATCAGTTCTATCCAATTATTCGTATACATACCCTCTATAATATTAATACAGAAATCACGAATATCGAAGACGGAATCCTTGTTTGGGTAGAATCCGGTGACAAGTCCTATTGCCTGTTTGTTGATGATCTGCTTGGGGAACAGCAGGTAGTTGTAAAACCGCTTCCAGTTTATTTAAACAGCTTTAACATTAAAAATTCAGGAATCTGCGGCTGTACTATCCTGGGTGATGGTAATATCAGCATCATTTTAGACGTTTTAAATCTGTATGCTGCAGCACACAATCAATACTAA